Proteins from a genomic interval of Oncorhynchus kisutch isolate 150728-3 linkage group LG28, Okis_V2, whole genome shotgun sequence:
- the slc22a5 gene encoding solute carrier family 22 member 5 translates to MGDYDDVTAFLGQKGPYFYRTFFLLNTLFISTGFFGLFIVFVGATPPHHCFVPDLGNLSDAWRKAIIPIEVVNGQEEESKCSRYRLDVVRNLSSLGYIPGLDVNLTEVEQEYCVDGWSYSKDIYQSTIVTEWDLVCDNEWKTPFASSTLFVGFLIGSLLSGQLSDRFGRKKVIFGSLVAQLVSVLIQAFSPSWEVFCIMFTFVGASQISLYISAFVLGTEVLSKSMREVFTTLGAFLHYCIGYMTLPWIAYAMREWRTLLIILSSVSVVYIPLWWFIPESPRWLYSQGRVEEAEAILRDAAKRNRVTAPEVIFKDTELDVASAPKNKYSMIDVLRTSNIRCVTLMCLFLWMAVNMGYYGLSLNTSNLSGDPYLNCFLSALTEVPAYVVSTVLLRNCQRRPLLSAFLLIGGGMLFMIQLIPENLQGVAIAVEMVGKFAFTMSFTVVYIYTAEIYPTVVRSAGVGVCSSAARIGTIAAPYVIYLGSINKYLPYIIMGSLTVTSSAVNLFLPETFHKELPETVEHMQQCKGVCRKEPRNANILKKGGDTPAILNEVKL, encoded by the exons ATGGGAGATTATGATGACGTTACTGCCTTCCTGGGTCAGAAAGGACCTTATTTCTATAGGACTTTCTTTCTTCTGAACACACTTTTCATCTCCACTGGATTCTTTGGTCTGTTCATTGTATTTGTTGGAGCAACTCCCCCACACCACTGTTTTGTCCCAGACTTGGGCAACCTGAGCGACGCATGGAGGAAGGCCATCATTCCCATAGAGGTGGTGAacggacaggaggaggagagcaagTGCAGCAGATACAGGCTGGATGTGGTCAGAAACCTGTCTTCTCTGGGCTACATCCCCGGCCTGGACGTCAACCTCACTGAGGTGGAGCAGGAGTACTGTGTGGATGGATGGAGCTACAGCAAAGATATATACCAGTCCACCATAGTCACTGAG TGGGACCTTGTATGTGACAATGAGTGGAAAACTCCTTTTGCCTCGTCGACTCTTTTTGTGGGTTTCCTGATTGGATCTCTGTTGTCTGGACAGCTTTCTGACAG GTTTGGGAGGAAGAAAGTTATTTTTGGCTCTCTTGTTGCCCAGTTGGTCTCTGTGCTCATTCAGGCCTTCTCTCCCTCATGGGAGGTTTTCTGCATTATGTTCACGTTTGTTGGGGCCTCTCAGATATCCCTCTATATCAGTGCATTTGTACTGG GAACAGAGGTGTTGAGTAAGTCCATGCGTGAAGTTTTCACTACTCTGGGGGCTTTTCTGCACTACTGTATCGGCTACATGACACTGCCCTGGATCGCTTACGCAATGAGGGAATGGAGAACACTTCTCATAATCCTGtccagtgtgtctgtagtgtatATCCCATTGTGGTG GTTCATCCCAGAGTCTCCACGTTGGCTATACTCTCAGGGAAGAGTAGAGGAGGCTGAGGCCATACTGAGAGACGCTGCCAAGAGAAACAGAGTCACAGCACCAGAGGTCATCTTTAAAGACACTGAG TTGGACGTGGCATCTGCACCGAAAAACAAATATAGCATGATTGACGTTCTGAGAACCAGCAATATCAGATGTGTTACATTGATGTGTTTGTTTTTATG GATGGCAGTAAACATGGGATATTATGGACTCTCGCTAAACACGTCCAATCTGAGTGGAGATCCTTATCTAAATTGTTTCTTATCAGCTCTTACTGAAGTCCCAGCATATGTAGTATCTACAGTGCTCCTCAGGAACTGTCAGAGAAGACCCCTACTGTCAGCTTTCCTCTTAATAGGAGGAGGAATGCTTTTCATGATCCAACTCATCCCTGAGA ATCTGCAAGGTGTTGCCATAGCTGTGGAGATGGTTGGGAAGTTTGCCTTCACAATGTCGTTCACCGTGGTCTACATCTACACCGCAGAGATCTACCCTACTGTTGTCAGGAGTGCTGGCGTCGGGGTCTGTTCTTCAGCTGCTCGGATCGGGACTATTGCAGCCCCATACGTCATCTACCTAG GGAGCATTAACAAGTACCTCCCCTACATTATAATGGGAAGTCTGACTGTCACCTCGTCCGCTGTGAACCTCTTCCTGCCTGAAACATTCCACAAAGAGCTACCAGAGACTGTAGAGCATATGCAGCAATGCAAAGG TGTGTGCAGAAAAGAGCCACGGAATGCCAATATCCTGAAGAAAGGAGGAGATACCCCAGCAATATTAAATGAGGTCAAACTCTGA
- the slc22a21 gene encoding solute carrier family 22 member 5 isoform X1, producing the protein MTENGYEDNTAFLGEWGPFQQMVFFLLCLSIIPNGFTGMSIVFIGDTPSHHCLIPANANITGEWRNHSIPLEEESGNVVLSKCARYKLDVIQSFSERGYVPGIDVNVSEIQHETCLDGWEYDRGTYISTIVSEWDLVCADKWKNPLTSSVFFCGVLTGSFLSGQLSDRFGRKNILFATMGVQTVFTFIQVFSPTWVVFCALFFVVGMGQISNYVAAFVLGTEILSPSKRIIYSTLGVCMFYTIGYTLLPAVAFFIRDWRMLMLALTLPGFLYVPFWWFIPESPRWLLSQGRVEEAEAILRDAARRNRVTAPEVIFRPVQLEPKAGKLVAHNICDLVRSSNIRWVSITLWLVWTILSIGYFALSLNTSNLAGSSYLNCFLSAAIEVPAYTMAWLMFRCCPRRLCLFSTLFLGGVVLLCINLIPPNLSSVSTALEMLGKFGVTAAFSIVYAYTAELYPTVVRNTAIGACSMASRVGSISAPYFIYLGGCSKSLPYILMGSLTALSGLLSLLLPESHRMPLPDTITHMQTFPGWKKRSVY; encoded by the exons ATGACTGAGAATGGCTATGAGGATAACACTGCCTTTCTTGGGGAATGGGGACCGTTCCAACAGATGGTGTTCTTTCTCTTATGTTTGAGTATCATCCCTAACGGCTTTACAGGTATGTCTATTGTGTTCATCggtgatacaccatcccaccatTGCCTCATACCCGCAAATGCGAACATTACTGGCGAATGGAGAAATCACAGTATTCCTTTGGAGGAGGAAAGCGGGAATGTTGTGCTCAGTAAATGCGCCAGATACAAACTCGATGTCATACAGAGTTTCTCAGAAAGAGGTTATGTCCCAGGGATCGATGTCAACGTTTCTGAAATACAACACGAGACCTGTTTGGATGGCTGGGAATACGATCGGGGGACGTACATCTCCACCATTGTGTCCGAG tGGGACCTGGTGTGTGCTGATAAGTGGAAGAATCCATTGACCTCTTCTGtgttcttctgtggtgtcctcactggctccttcctctctggccAGCTCTCTGACAG GTTTGGGAGGAAAAATATTCTCTTTGCCACCATGGGAGTTCAGACTGTGTTCACATTTATCCAGGTCTTCTCTCCAACCTGGGTTGTATTCTGTGCCTTATTCTTTGTTGTCGGGATGGGGCAAATCTCAAATTATGTGGCTGCATTTGTGCTAG GAACTGAAATTTTATCTCCATCCAAACGGATAATCTACTCCACTCTTGGAGTTTGTATGTTCTACACCATTGGCTACACACTCCTTCCAGCAGTGGCCTTCTTCATCAGAGACTGGAGGATGCTGATGCTAGCCCTCACCCTCCCAGGCTTCCTTTATGTCCCTTTTTGGTG GTTCATCCCAGAGTCTCCCAGATGGCTGCTCTCTcagggaagagtggaggaggcTGAGGCCATACTGAGAGATGCTGCCAGGAGGAACAGAGTCACAGCACCAGAGGTCATCTTCCGGCCTGTACAG TTAGAGCCCAAGGCTGGGAAGTTGGTGGCCCACAACATCTGTGATCTGGTGAGGTCCAGCAACATCCGTTGGGTGTCCATCACGCTGTGGCTGGTCTG GACCATTCTGTCCATCGGGTACTTTGCCTTGTCACTGAACACGTCCAACCTGGCAGGGAGCTCCTATCTGAACTGTTTCCTGTCAGCTGCCATTGAGGTCCCTGCCTATACCATGGCCTGGCTCATGTTCCGCTGCTGCCCCCGGCGCCTgtgtctcttctccactctgttTCTGGGTGGGGTGGTGCTGCTCTGCATAAACCTCATACCACCAA ATCTGAGCTCTGTATCCACTGCACTAGAGATGCTGGGGAAGTTTGGTGTGACTGCAGCTTTTTCCATCGTGTATGCCTACACGGCTGAGCTCTACCCCACTGTCGTGAGGAACACAGCCATAGGGGCCTGTTCCATGGCCTCCAGAGTGGGGAGCATCTCTGCCCCATACTTCATCTATCTGG GAGGCTGTTCCAAGTCGCTGCCATACATTCTAATGGGGAGTCTTACAGCTCTGTCTGGGTTGCTTAGCCTCCTGCTGCCTGAGAGCCATCGTATGCCTCTTCCAGACACCATCACTCACATGCAGACCTTCCCAGG ATGGAAAAAGAGATCA
- the slc22a21 gene encoding solute carrier family 22 member 5 isoform X2 produces MTENGYEDNTAFLGEWGPFQQMVFFLLCLSIIPNGFTGMSIVFIGDTPSHHCLIPANANITGEWRNHSIPLEEESGNVVLSKCARYKLDVIQSFSERGYVPGIDVNVSEIQHETCLDGWEYDRGTYISTIVSEWDLVCADKWKNPLTSSVFFCGVLTGSFLSGQLSDRFGRKNILFATMGVQTVFTFIQVFSPTWVVFCALFFVVGMGQISNYVAAFVLGTEILSPSKRIIYSTLGVCMFYTIGYTLLPAVAFFIRDWRMLMLALTLPGFLYVPFWWFIPESPRWLLSQGRVEEAEAILRDAARRNRVTAPEVIFRPVQLEPKAGKLVAHNICDLVRSSNIRWVSITLWLVWTILSIGYFALSLNTSNLAGSSYLNCFLSAAIEVPAYTMAWLMFRCCPRRLCLFSTLFLGGVVLLCINLIPPKMLGKFGVTAAFSIVYAYTAELYPTVVRNTAIGACSMASRVGSISAPYFIYLGGCSKSLPYILMGSLTALSGLLSLLLPESHRMPLPDTITHMQTFPGWKKRSVY; encoded by the exons ATGACTGAGAATGGCTATGAGGATAACACTGCCTTTCTTGGGGAATGGGGACCGTTCCAACAGATGGTGTTCTTTCTCTTATGTTTGAGTATCATCCCTAACGGCTTTACAGGTATGTCTATTGTGTTCATCggtgatacaccatcccaccatTGCCTCATACCCGCAAATGCGAACATTACTGGCGAATGGAGAAATCACAGTATTCCTTTGGAGGAGGAAAGCGGGAATGTTGTGCTCAGTAAATGCGCCAGATACAAACTCGATGTCATACAGAGTTTCTCAGAAAGAGGTTATGTCCCAGGGATCGATGTCAACGTTTCTGAAATACAACACGAGACCTGTTTGGATGGCTGGGAATACGATCGGGGGACGTACATCTCCACCATTGTGTCCGAG tGGGACCTGGTGTGTGCTGATAAGTGGAAGAATCCATTGACCTCTTCTGtgttcttctgtggtgtcctcactggctccttcctctctggccAGCTCTCTGACAG GTTTGGGAGGAAAAATATTCTCTTTGCCACCATGGGAGTTCAGACTGTGTTCACATTTATCCAGGTCTTCTCTCCAACCTGGGTTGTATTCTGTGCCTTATTCTTTGTTGTCGGGATGGGGCAAATCTCAAATTATGTGGCTGCATTTGTGCTAG GAACTGAAATTTTATCTCCATCCAAACGGATAATCTACTCCACTCTTGGAGTTTGTATGTTCTACACCATTGGCTACACACTCCTTCCAGCAGTGGCCTTCTTCATCAGAGACTGGAGGATGCTGATGCTAGCCCTCACCCTCCCAGGCTTCCTTTATGTCCCTTTTTGGTG GTTCATCCCAGAGTCTCCCAGATGGCTGCTCTCTcagggaagagtggaggaggcTGAGGCCATACTGAGAGATGCTGCCAGGAGGAACAGAGTCACAGCACCAGAGGTCATCTTCCGGCCTGTACAG TTAGAGCCCAAGGCTGGGAAGTTGGTGGCCCACAACATCTGTGATCTGGTGAGGTCCAGCAACATCCGTTGGGTGTCCATCACGCTGTGGCTGGTCTG GACCATTCTGTCCATCGGGTACTTTGCCTTGTCACTGAACACGTCCAACCTGGCAGGGAGCTCCTATCTGAACTGTTTCCTGTCAGCTGCCATTGAGGTCCCTGCCTATACCATGGCCTGGCTCATGTTCCGCTGCTGCCCCCGGCGCCTgtgtctcttctccactctgttTCTGGGTGGGGTGGTGCTGCTCTGCATAAACCTCATACCACCAA AGATGCTGGGGAAGTTTGGTGTGACTGCAGCTTTTTCCATCGTGTATGCCTACACGGCTGAGCTCTACCCCACTGTCGTGAGGAACACAGCCATAGGGGCCTGTTCCATGGCCTCCAGAGTGGGGAGCATCTCTGCCCCATACTTCATCTATCTGG GAGGCTGTTCCAAGTCGCTGCCATACATTCTAATGGGGAGTCTTACAGCTCTGTCTGGGTTGCTTAGCCTCCTGCTGCCTGAGAGCCATCGTATGCCTCTTCCAGACACCATCACTCACATGCAGACCTTCCCAGG ATGGAAAAAGAGATCA